The genomic stretch AAAGTTTAAAGGCTAtacatattttatttctcatctagATGGTTAGAAACATATTAGTACATTGAATTGGTGATTATTTCTTCTTTGGAAGATATTTGTTTACTATAAAATTCATCCCTATACGAAAGCTAATCCtgtgttttttctccttttgGCGCATCTGCAAACATTTGTTTTTCTCTGCCTCAgttctgttttaattttaaggATTTTTGGTCTTTTAAAGAAATGTTGATTGAGTTTCATTGTATAAAATTTGGATGCTATCAAAGTACATAGCTGTATATTGTGAGAATACATGCTATTTTTTAACTGTACAGTACCTTTGTTTGAAACCAGTCTGAATTGATCAATGTAAGCTTCGGTGATTTGGAATCCATTCCTCAAAGATATAATTTCATGGCGCATCATTTGTGCAATTGGATGTCTAATATTGAACCTTGTAATGATTGGATAAAGTGGACAACAGCAAATTCACTTTGATTCAGAGTTTGGGTTTTCGAGTGTTACCATGAGGTTTTTAAACTAATTTCTGGAGTTTGATTGTTTTCCTTTCTATATCGCATTTGCCATGCATTGCTGATATTCCTTTTAATGAGCAAATATTTGGCATtgttccccccaaaaaaatatcCTTTTCATGCTTCAAAAATTAGACTTCTTTGACACTTTTATTTTACTTGATGAGATGAGTGCTCGTATTGATGACCTCGAGAAAAACATTGCTGATCTGATGACACAAGCAGGAGTTGAAGAGATAGAAGCGGGAGAAAATAaggtaaatataatttttaaaaaaacaatgtttattCTTCTTGAAGTCATGTTGCACCAACACGAAACTTGGATGGGCTGCAGTTGGATTATTGTTCAGAATTTTTGATATCCTAATTTCAGGAAGGAAGTAGAGGTTTTGAAAATGTGCTCATAAGAGgcttaccaggatattgcctggattggagggcaatgggttatggggagaggtttgataaacttgggttgttttctctggagcattggaagctgagggGAAGTTTATAAACTTATGAGAGGCTTTGATGGAGTTGACAGTCATAATCATTCTCCCAGGCTAAAAATTTCAGATACCAGAGGACCTGTGTTTGAGGTCAGAAgaggaaagtttaaagaaaaTATGCAGGGCAATTTATTTACACAGAATACGAGAGGCCTGGAATAGGCCTGAAAGTGATTATGTCAGCAAATCCAATACAGTATGTTGCCCCGTATCTGAAATTCCATTAACTGAAAAGTTCTATTAAACCTTTTTTGGCGCTGACATGACATcataagtttgaaaaaaaaatctcccaacTTGCCAATGTGCGCCTCTGATGTTCTGTTTGTGCCAGTTTGGTAACAgcagagctcagaaccagctgGGAAAACCGATGTCGGCTTAGAGTAGCAGTCTTTAATCTTGATTCATCAGTGAGCGACTTGAGGAggccagtgggtcagacagcgcATAGGGAGAAATTAGAACACTGATTGCCCTCATTTCAGATAATGTCCCAGCGTTATCAAGGAGAGCAGGCTcccggggaggtgttggggacctcgggctcccggggaggtgttggggacctcgggctcccggggaggtgttggggacctcgggctcccggggaggtgttggggacctcgggctcccggggaggtgttggggacctcgggctcccggggaggtgttggggacctcgggctcccggggaggtgttggggacctcgggctcccggggaggtgttggggacctcgggctcccggggaggtgttggggacctcgggctcccggggaggtgttggggacctcgggctcccggggaggtgttggggacctcgggctcccggggaggtgttggggacctcgggctcccggggaggtgttggggacctcgggctcccggggaggtgttggggacctcgggctcccggggaggtgttggggacctcgggctcccggcgaggtgttggggacctcgggctcccggcgaggtgttggggacctcgggctcccggcgaggtgttggggacctcgggctcccggcgaggtgttggggacctcgggctcccggggaggTGTTGGGGTCCGGTGGGAGCAGGGGGGGAGGTGTCAAGGACCGGAGGTGGCTGAGGCTACAGTGCTGTTTTTGGGTTTTTTCTGGTTTAATTCCGTTAACCAAAAAAAACAGTAACCGAAAACTGTCCAGGCCCAAggttttcagatatggggaaaagtaccgtagtagcatttaagaggcttctaggtaGACATAAAATTACACAGAATAGAGAGATGTAGATCATGTGCAAGCAATAGAATATTCCgtctaataaaaaaaattagtattCCGAACAGTTTGAGGTCTATAGATGCGTACAAGGTAGAATCCATTTATTAATTTCACTTGATAATGCCACTATATGTACCAGGATCTTGATGTCAGATGTCTGACAGTACTGCAAACTATCAAAAGGTAAATACtaaaaaatgaattaattaaTTGTAGGTGACAAGAAACAACTATAATTTCAGTTCTTTTAAAAATAGGATACACCTTATTTCATTAATAATCTACTTCTTATGAGGGTGGCATGTATTACATCACGATAATCCCTTTGAATTATTTGAATACAGTTCAGTTGCCTGCACTTGTGAAGGGAACAATCACTTGTGAATGCTATCTCAGGATTTTTGTTAatatagtacaactccgattatccgaaatggtcggggCCGGATCTATTTCAGGTGACTGaatttttcggagaactggtcattttttaaaaacagcccactagccacagcaaatcacttgtattaatgttgaaacaaaaagaaacaacaagggaaggctttttaacctttaaaataatgtttaattctcaccaaaaatttGCTGGCCGCTACCGATCCTCAACATATCGCCAGTGTTGCTACCGATTACCGAGACCTCCCAAGCGCTGTTCCCAACATGTCTCCACTGCTGCTGCTGGTCCTCGGGGAAGCTTCCTGGGCCGGCGGAACCCTCCCTGGTAGTCGCGGGCTCCACTCTCCCCAGGGGCTGTTTTGGCTTCGCGTCCTGGTTCTTGATGTTAAAGCCCAGACACAGACCTAGTCTTCGCCTGTGCACACTTCCCCTCCCAACCGCCACTGACGATCACCGACACCACCCCATAGAGattcccactcctgcctgggaggccgctCTTCTTGATGAcgccgggacaagggattcttctgaccacttgtGGTTGGAAGACAGTGACACACAGTTTGAGAGGTAGAGTTGGAGAaggtaggtaaagaagaaatggaaggagagagggcagggagttacctgaaatgaggataattatcattttaatttcatgttcacctctggaaaaaaaatcagataaatggggattttggataatcatagTTGAACATTTATGCACTGATTGTTATGAGTGTAATTAACTAGCTacataaaaaaataacatctccACCAGTCTTCTAACAGTAATGTCCTCATCCAGAATAATGTTCCCTTCTTTTTGCCCCAGTTGATTTCTCTGATATGACAGTTTAATtgctgatttcactgtttcctttGGTCTCAAGTTAACTGTTTAATGAACAGGTAGCATGGGTTTATTAATATAATTTCCCCTGTACAATATCAACCTTTTGAATTTCTCAACAGTTGGAATAAAATCTCTCATACAAATAGAATATTATTGGTGTATTTTTAATGTGTTGAATCAATTTCTCAAATATGGAGTGTCAACAATTCTCCAAGGAGGTTTGTCTTTCATGGGATGTTATTTTCTGCCCATCCTTCATTGTTCTTGAGTTTGTGGTGGTGAGTCATGacctgaacaattttttttgttgaagaTACTCTCACTATATTGTTGGAAAGGAGAGCTTTGGAAGCAGAGTGCAGTTTATTTGTAATACCTTCTATTCAGAACCATTTTTTGTTTAAGTATAACGTCAGTACAGTTTTGGCATTGgaaagtgatttttttaaaaattgctgttcCAACTTTAAGATCTATAATCTCGGACCAAATCATTTTTTTGTACTGCACatttatttccttttattttgaTGTTCTTTAGTATAAACAAAGCCTATATTGTGTAATCAACAGATACAAGAAAATAACTATTTTTATCTTGcacatttcatttttgtttttcaaaAGAAAAGCCTGTGTATTGGGAGAGTAGTAGCAAGAGGCTTCCTCCTGTTTATTTGCACCTATTGGTGTTGCTACAAGATACACATTGAAAAGTCTTTGCAATCATGTATTCACAAATTTAGTAgaaatttctttttgttttaacACTGTTAATGTTTCAAATTATTGGTGAAGCAAATCCAATCTGTTATTAATCTAGAAGACATTAACTTGTATCAAATAAATGTTAATGGACAACTAAATATTGCACTAAAACGAGAGGTTTTGTTTGCACCAGCAAACAAATGATTCCCAACTCCATTTATTCTGCTTCAAATATTGAAGTTATAGTAAGTTAAGATCAAAACTGTAATGGCCCTCGGCTTGCCAAACTAAAATTATACATTCTGATGAGCTGGAAAATCAAAAGCATTAAAGATTGTGCCACAGCTCTGGGATGACTGCTAGATGTTGGTTAAAATTGGCTATGGCATCCTGCTCTGTGGAACACTGACATTATAGAGAAATAGGTTGTATGTGGTATACAACACCTGAAATAGTGGTTTTAAAATCCAAAAAAATGTGTAAAAGATTAAAAATCAAACTAGGGTCTTGTTTCTGATAATCCACACTTTGCATGTCAATCAATGCATCACTGTTCCTGTCTGTCTCTCTGGTTATAATATTGCTTTCCTTACACAGGCGCCCAAGTAACCTGATGAGCATAATcgaggcatttttaaaaaaaaaaaattacatcaatcCAGGTTGATTACTTCAAGGATTTCTGCTGTGTTGAAGggcattttttttatattcaaaGTCCTAGGCATGTTAACAGCTTTATTTGAATGGGCTTTTGTAAGGAAACACAAATGTACTTTCAAAATGTCTAAAATGAGGGTATTCGATGCTAAAATTTTCTTGGGCTAATTAAAACTCCATTTCCTTGTAACCTCTTTTGCATCTGAATTATTCCGATTGCAATTTATAATTACTTTGGTAGTGAATCCAGTTGATATATTTGTTATACAAACATAAAAGCCCACAGGTTTATTTTTAACATTACAAGTCAGTGGTATGAAATCATGTATTTGTTGGGTCACTTGTAGGTGTAGCTATCATTTAATTTGGTGTATTAATATTAATACGATATTCAATTTGCTATTGTACTAAATGTTTATTTGCCTTTGAATGTGCTTAAAAATGTGAGTAAGTATGTTTGAGTAGGTATTAGTGGACATCTGGGTTTTTTGGGGTCTTTTTTAACTCTTACCACTTTTAATTACACCAGAATTTAAGAACTGGAGCTATTACTATAAATGTATCTTCAACCAGGAAATAACAGAATTTCCATTGTTTTCAGAAACAAATTGTAGCTGTACCATATGTGAATTACTGTTGTTGTCTTC from Narcine bancroftii isolate sNarBan1 chromosome 10, sNarBan1.hap1, whole genome shotgun sequence encodes the following:
- the hsbp1b gene encoding heat shock factor-binding protein 1b, producing the protein MSETDPKTVQDLTVVVTTLLQQMQDKFQTMSDQIIGRIDEMSARIDDLEKNIADLMTQAGVEEIEAGENKAPK